The DNA region TTGAATGGAGTGCGATTAGTCAACTATTTCTTTCCGACTGGGGAGGTTTCTCCTAAACTCCATACAAGTCCGATAAGGTCAAGGTGTGAGTGTGTTCCTGTTCTCTGATCTACCTGAGGAAGTTTTCTCATCCTTAAGTAGCTTTGTAAGTTCCTTCTCAAGAATGATGAAATTTATGCAAGCCAGATCCTAGAGTATAGCTAGATAATTGACCCCCTCGTTGAGAAGGTGCTTTTTATCTGGCGACTAAATCGATGCTATTCGGAATTCGAGTTTTTCTTAGAAGAATCTTAGAAGAAACAGCAGTTCTGCATTTAAGCAAGGTTTAGTTCTCTGAATAAACGTTTGGCACCAGGGCAGCAAAGGATGCTGTCATTCTTGCTGGTTCTGCATATCTTTTACCCGCTTTAGTGTTAATTACAGCAACAGAGTTATGTTTTTTCAAAACCAGAAGTGCATTGCTCTAGTCTCAGTGCATGGAGATCCAGCGGCTGAAATTGGTAAGGAAGAAGCAGGCGGCCAAAATGTCTATGTCCGCCAGGTAGGGGAAGCCCTTTCAAGGCAGGGATGGCAGGTAGATATGTACACTCGTCGTGCGGATCCCGATCAGCCGAAAATTGTGCAACATACCCCTACCTGTCGCACGATTCGGATTAGTGCTGGGCCCAAGACATTCATTCCCCGTGATGAACTGTTTGAATATCTACCAACCTTCGTGCAGGGATTGCTCAAATTCCAACGTCAGTCGGCCTACTCTTATCGGGTGGTGCACACCAATTACTGGCTTTCCTCCTGGGTAGGAATGCAACTGAAGCAAGTGTTGCCAGTATCCCAGGTACATACTTACCATTCGTTAGGAGCCGTGAAGTATCAATCGATTCCCACTGTGCCCCTGATTGCCAGTACCCGATTAGAAGTTGAAAAAATGTGCCTGGAAACGGCAGAACGGATTGTCGCTACCAGTCCTCAAGAGAAGGAACACATGCGATCGCTCGTTTCCACCAAGGGCAACATCGACATTATTCCCTGTGGTACGGATGTGCATCACTTTGGGTCCGTCTTCCGTGAAGCTGCACGACAGACGCTGGGCATTGCTCCAGACGAGAAGGTAATTCTCTATGTCGGTCGCTTCGATCCCCGCAAGGGCATTGAAACGCTGGTGCGAGCCGTGGCTCAATCTCAGGCGCGGCAAACTGAACGAGTCCGGCTCATGATTGGCGGTGGCAGTCGTCCCGGTGAAAGCGATGGTCTGGAACGGGAACGAATTGAAGGGATCGTAGGCGAACTCGGACTGAGTGACATCACCCACTTCCCCGGTCGCCTGAATCCGATGACAGATTTGCCAACTTACTATGCCGCCGCTGATGTTTCCGTGGTTCCCAGCCACTATGAACCGTTTGGGCTGGTGGCCGTAGAAGCCATGGCCTGCCGCACTCCCGTGATTGCCAGCAATGTAGGCGGCTTACAGTTCACCGTGCGATCGGAAGCCACCGGACTGCTGGTTCCTCCTAAGGATGATGCAGCCTTTGCAGCAGCGATCGATCGCATCCTGATGAACCCCACCTGGCAACGAGAACTCGGTCTGGCCGCCCGCCAGCACGTCGAGGAGAAGTTCAGTTGGGACGGCGTAGCCACTCAATTGGGCAACCTCTACCTGGAACTAATGCAGCAGTCAGCAACCAAAGACAAAGTTGCCCAGGCTACCGCGTAAATAGGCTGCCCAGCTTGTCCATCTTGCATCGCTGAATAACGTCTTGAATGTTCATTTACAGCAGAAAAAACGCATAGGATGGGCAAAGGGAAATGCCGTGCCCATCCTGTTAATCATCCTTAACATTTACACCCCCTGAAACGCACGGTTATAGGGGGACACACTACGGTAAGGTGGATAAAGTCACTTAACAAAGCCGCAATTTAAATTCTCTGTATGTCCTTAGCCGCATCGCCTTCCGCTTCCAACACCTCTACCCGCACCATTCGGATTGGCTCCCGGAAAAGCCAACTGGCGCTGGTTCAAACCTACTGGGTTAAGGATCAGTTACAGAAGGCATTTCCCGATCGCGCCTTTGAAGTCCATACCATGAGCACTCAGGGCGACAAGATTTTAGACGTGGCACTGGCCAAAATCGGCGATAAGGGACTCTTTACCAAAGAACTGGAAGTCGGCATGATCAATGGCGATATTGACTTTGCCGTTCACTCCCTGAAAGACCTGCCCACCCGTCTGCCTGAAGGACTGATGCTGGGTTGTGTGACGGAACGAGAAAATCCGGCTGATGCGCTGGTGGTTCACGAACAGTACAAGGATAAACAACTGGAAACCTTGCCAGAAGGAGCCGTTGTGGGCACCTCATCCCTGCGCCGTCTGGCCCAACTGCGTCACCACTTCCCCCACCTCAGCTTTAAAGACGTGCGCGGCAACCTGAATACCCGCTTGGCCAAACTGGATGCGGGGGAATACGATGCTTTGATTCTGGCCGTAGCGGGATTGGAGCGACTGGGTATGAGCGATCGCATCCACCAGGCCATTCCTGCTGAAATCTCCCTCCACGCGGTCGGGCAGGGGGCGTTGGGAATTGAATGTCGGGCTGACGACGCAGAAATCCTGGAACTCCTGAAAGCCCTGCAGCATCAACCGACCGCCGATCGCTGCTACGCGGAACGGGCCTTTCTACGAGAACTGGAAGGCGGGTGTCAGGTGCCGATCGGGGTTAATACCGTTTTAGATGGTGATTCCCTGACTCTGACTGGAATTGTCGCCAGCCTGGACGGACAGAAACTCGTAAAAGATAGCGTCACTGGCCCCGCTGCCGAAGCCGAACGGTTAGGTACCGAATTGGCCCAGATCCTGCGGCAACAAGGTGCCCAGGACATCCTGAACGAAATTCTGGCAACGATTCAACGTGGGTAAAGAGAAACAACGTGATTAATCACGTTGTTTCTCTTTACCCCATTTGAACAGACAGGAAAGCCGCTCTGGTTTATGATCACAGTGCGAATCTTTATCGATTGATCAAAGACTGACCGATCGAGAAGACCATATAGGGAGTAGATAAATCAGCATGCGAATCCTGTTTGTGGCTGCAGAAGCAGCACCACTGGCAAAGGTTGGTGGTATGGCGGATGTCGTTGGGGCATTGCCAAAGGTTCTGAGAAAGATGGGCCATGATGTTCGAGTTTTCATGCCCTATTACGGCTTCTTGTCAGAAAAGCTGAAAGTCCCCAAGGAACCCATCTGGCACGGAACCGCTATGTTTCAGGATTTTCAGGTCTTTGAAACAACACTTCCGCATTCCGACGTGCCGCTTTATCTATTTGGCCATCCTGTATTTTCTCCGCGTCGAATCTATTACGGAGAAGATGAGGATTGGCGGTTCACCCTGTTTGCCAATGGCGCGACGGAGTTCATCTGGAACTACCACTGGCGGCCCCAAATCGTTCACTGTAACGACTGGCATACGGGGATGATTCCGGTCTGGCTGCACGAAACCCAC from Leptodesmis sichuanensis A121 includes:
- a CDS encoding glycosyltransferase family 4 protein: MFFQNQKCIALVSVHGDPAAEIGKEEAGGQNVYVRQVGEALSRQGWQVDMYTRRADPDQPKIVQHTPTCRTIRISAGPKTFIPRDELFEYLPTFVQGLLKFQRQSAYSYRVVHTNYWLSSWVGMQLKQVLPVSQVHTYHSLGAVKYQSIPTVPLIASTRLEVEKMCLETAERIVATSPQEKEHMRSLVSTKGNIDIIPCGTDVHHFGSVFREAARQTLGIAPDEKVILYVGRFDPRKGIETLVRAVAQSQARQTERVRLMIGGGSRPGESDGLERERIEGIVGELGLSDITHFPGRLNPMTDLPTYYAAADVSVVPSHYEPFGLVAVEAMACRTPVIASNVGGLQFTVRSEATGLLVPPKDDAAFAAAIDRILMNPTWQRELGLAARQHVEEKFSWDGVATQLGNLYLELMQQSATKDKVAQATA
- the hemC gene encoding hydroxymethylbilane synthase, with the translated sequence MSLAASPSASNTSTRTIRIGSRKSQLALVQTYWVKDQLQKAFPDRAFEVHTMSTQGDKILDVALAKIGDKGLFTKELEVGMINGDIDFAVHSLKDLPTRLPEGLMLGCVTERENPADALVVHEQYKDKQLETLPEGAVVGTSSLRRLAQLRHHFPHLSFKDVRGNLNTRLAKLDAGEYDALILAVAGLERLGMSDRIHQAIPAEISLHAVGQGALGIECRADDAEILELLKALQHQPTADRCYAERAFLRELEGGCQVPIGVNTVLDGDSLTLTGIVASLDGQKLVKDSVTGPAAEAERLGTELAQILRQQGAQDILNEILATIQRG